CAACTTCGGAAAGATCATCGTCTCTATTCTCAAAATCGCCTACTTGATGCAATGGATCCGAAAAAACATAAGTGAAATGTTCAACTCTTCTAAATATTGAAGCTTTATCACAGTTTTTCTGACTTCTGCATCTGAAATTCTCCAGCAACGTACAAGCCGCATGCATCGTAGATTTCTGGCACTACAAAGCAAATCATACATATAAACCCATTATTATGGAACAAAACATCTGAAGTAAGAAAACAACTTTAATAATGCAAGAAAACATATATTTTGGTCAAATAATTACTTCTTAGCTATGCGTCCAAGGAGACCATTAGTGGCAAAATCCTCGATATCAATGACTTCTAAATTACCACAACTTCGCTTCAAAGCGTAACAGAAAATCTCTAGAAAATTCAAACCACGGTAAGCACTTTTGCAATGGAGAAAATAGTCGTCGTTAGGATCATTGATGATAATATTGTTCATTCGAATTGCACGCCACATGAGAGGATCCTTGAAAATGTTCCACCATAAAGGACAGACATGACATACGTTTGTGACAATGTCAATGGTATCAAGCCTCCCAAGAATGTTTGCAGTGATCTCTATTGGAAGTTCAAGCCAATTTGGCAACTTTGTGCTCTCATCTTCTGCTTCCTTTGCTGAAATTGAACTAGATGCCATTATAATATGCAAACAAAAGGTTTCTATAAATTGTTCCAAGAATTATAGTAGGAGTAGCCTTTTATAAACACTgacagtgaatactaaacgttttaattttaaaaatgaattattataaCCTTATATTTTCATGCGTAAACCTTACTTGGGGAACCTAAACGTTTTGAAAGACAAAAAGTTGTTCTGTTTCcaatagtaataaataaaagttgCTCTGTTTTCAATATGTGGTTTcttgaaaaatatgtttaaatgtttttttttcaacctTCCGATTTTATGGAAAGGGCCACCTAGTAATCCtgagcagtgttttaaaaaccggaccggaccggccggtccgaccggttgaACCGGGAACCGGAGGGTAGACCGGTCTGGTCCGTATGTTGGATCGCCCATGCTATTGGACCGGTGAAAACCGGTAAAACCGGTGAAAACCGGtgaaaaccggtgaaccggcggtTTTGCAAAACCGGCGGTTtaactgcattttttttttccctggcccaaaacgacgtcgttttgccaatttttttttttttttttttttttttttggagaaagtcagaaaactaaattttttttttttgtaaagagaaaactaaaataatagaaattagaAACAAGAACGACAAAATCACTTTCATCTTGTTGCTACTATATGAACCCTAGCGCAGCAGCGGCGGCAAGCAGCAGCGGCGGCCTTCTCTGAAGCAGTTCTTTTCGTCAACCGTCGTAGCTTCATCGGTGAGTgtttctatttctttctttgTGGAGTCATTAATGAATGAGAAGTAATTTTGGTTAGAGTGAAATGAGATCTGAAGGAAGGTGAGTGATAGTGGTGCTATGGTATTAGAGAGGATAGAGATGTTCTTGGAGTTggagaaaggaaagaaaagggTGAAAACTGAAAAGTGAAAAGGAACAAATAAAGAGAGTCACGTGCAGGGAACACACAAAAGACAAACATTTATCTCAAAATTGGGTAGAGGTTTCCCATATGTAAATTTATTACAACTGGTATCTTGACCCGTGAATACACCGATAAAAATATTGGGTTGGAGGATTCACCACATAAAAATACACAGATAAAAATACTTATTTGTGTTTGatggttaaaatttatttggATTTGTATTTTGTACTATTTTAATGGGTGTGATGACAAtgtttatgatttgaatttaagaATTTGTGACGTTgagtttatgaaattttcaaattttcaaatttttttatgatttttttaactatatagaAACGGTTCAATAACtatatagagaccggttcattccaccgatttaatccggtttaatccggtttgtcatgcggttcgaccagtgacccaatggttcgaccaatgaaccagtgacccagtgctctcgccggttcgatgaccggtccggtttttaaaacactgatcCTGAGTTCAATTTGAAACAAGGTAGATAAGTAGTAAagtctaacaaaaaaaattgtttcacctaggaaataaactaaatttttacacacattaaaaaatacaataattagaagaaaaataatactcCTATCATAAACGCAGAGTATTAGTAATATTTTAGgattaaggaaaatgttaacatattATGAAGATTAATGTAGAAATATTTTCAGTTAGGTCTAACTCTAGTTTGGCATGATGTGGTGTGGTCAATCGGGACctcccaaaattttattatcTTTGGTCTATTTGGCAAGACCAAAACGttgatttattatattatgagttaaaagatttttttggtAACAGTCTTCTTACCAGTCATCAGTTGaactgctaattttatcaaacactacaatCAGCTTATTAgccatcagctataagctaccagTCATCAGCTATAAGTTATGAGTTAGCTTATCAGTCAACCGCTAGTTTTGCCAAACAGAGCATTTGCCTGAGGTTTCTCGATAGTCAAGAGTTTGATGAATAGGGTGAAATTTTTCTCCTAAAAATGGTTCTCAGGCAACATGTTCTTTCTATAAATGAGAGGTGCAATATGTCTTGTGCTCTTATGTTGCGCTCGTTAGAAGAGTGAGTGAGCGAGTATGTGTGTTGTTTGGGTTCATGGTTGAGTCGGTGACAAAAACGTAACCTGCATCTTCTTTGCTAAAACATGAGAGGTGTATGTAATTCTTAATACATTTCCATAATAGAGTGCATTTTCTAATAAGGGTTCCTAATTCTATGGTAACAGCAGAAAAGCTGATCAGTGTACATATAGAAAACAGATTAAAATATGACTACAAACAACTAACAGCaacaattaaacaaaattatctATATCAAAGTGTTTCACCAATAAAACCAACAACAATAAGTCAAAGTTCATTTTTATTACAttctaaacaaacaaaataaaagtctCTTAGATGTCTCCAACAAAATTGATTcaaaacatcataaaaaaaacagCTTCTCCTCAAATGATCCATGCTATTCAGAACATCACTTAACTTAAGAGGAACATAAAAAAGATATCATTTAATGAAACTTATAAAAATCCACATATGTGATCTTCCTCCCCTTCATTCCTTTGCTGCCTCTGACAATACATTCACAATAAAACTCATAAGCAAAATCATCGTCGTCGTCGTCATCATCATGATCATCAATATATTCATTTGGatacctaatttttttaatattctcgCAACACCTTTTCGCCAAATTTTCGTGCATAACTAGATTGTAACACATACGAATGTCAAGAAATTCAAGGTAAGGACAACCATCAAGAATAGCAACTAAACCATCATTGGTGAGTTTGTTTCCCCAAAGCTCGAGATGTCGTAGACCAGGCATTGTTTTTGCAATAGCGAGTGCTTCTTTGTTGCTTTTGTAACCTTTGTATGACCTACAATTAATGCCTTTGTATGGTTGATTGAATTTCAATGTCTTCAAATGAGGACAGTTTTGGCCGATTGCTTCAAGAGAATCCTTGGTTAATTCATCGTTGAATGAAAGTTCAACCTCCTCTAATAGTGAAAACTTTTTTACCGCTTCACAAAATACTTTATCTGAAATTTTCGGGCATTTTGAGATGCGAATGCGCCGCAAATTCCTAGTTCTGCAcaatttaaaagataaattaagggtcaaagaaacataaaataaataagtacaAGCATAGATGGGTCGAACATATATTTGCAAACCATGCAAATTGTGTCAAAATAAAACATTATATTGCTTGATACACCTTTTGTTTCTAGTTTGCTTTTTTTAGAACACtatttttagggactaaaagcACTATGCTTTGTTGTAAATGttaataaaataaggaataaAAATAGAGGTCAGAGTCCGTAAATtttaactcagttggcaggAACATTGCACTATATATGTAAGGTTGGAATTTGAATCTTAGCTACTCTACTTGTTCACCTTAATGGTGAAATTTTTAACTACTAGGCCATTTGACTAAAAAATGgaggtaaaaaattatttaaaatataaattcaaaattttataagaCTAATAATATACCCTAaatattgcttcaaaaaataataatataccctaaattttttttttgacaatctaaatataattatataattaactaTAACGCAAAAATTGAACCCTATCTATTAAGAACAGAGGAGAGATGTGATACACTAATACTCAAATGTTTCTATGGAGGAGATTGTATTTAAGTTAAATTGTTGCTTCctaattcaaaaacatcaaattattgTATGATTCACAAGTCACAactcaaaaatataaatcacaattcataatttgaataaaaaattattcaaatgtacaaaacaatcaacaacaaaaaaaaaaactataaaagtAAATCAatcccaaaaaaattataacaaattaattaaatgaaaacaaaaataagataaGAGATTATTACCTTTCAGCTAAGTGTTTGATGAGTTCATCAGTAGCAAAATACTCAATATTAATTTCTTCCACATGATCACCACCTTGATCAATAGCATACATACAAATCTTCTCCAAATTATGTGGTGATTTGAAACAATTGATCATTTCAATGTTCTTCCACATGAGAGGGTCCTTACTAATTTCCCTCCACATAGGACACACTTGACGTGCATTCATCACCATTTCAACAACACCAAGCAATTGAATAATCTTTGATGTCACATCTTTTGGAAGTTCAAGCCAGTTTGGAACTAACCGTAATTTTTTCTCCAAGTTCAAGGCCATTTTGCAAATACAAAGGGTTGAGATGGCTTgagatatttttaattttttttatagaatgaTGGTTTGAGATCGATATTGAGTGTGTAATGATAATGTATGTAcgtatatttatatatagtttcATATATGTGCTTTGAATTAGTTGGAATTAAATCTCCCGGGAGAAAAGGAGTCGCATCGTTTGAGATAAACCTTAGTGGTGTATAAACCTTTTGGCTACCTAAATATCTTTTGAAAAATAGTCCTAAATCTTCAAGGTTTAAATGCTACAATTAAAGTTTTATCTTTTGAGCtaaaaatactattttcataaaaggaGAATTTATAATTGGGATAAAATACGGTACCATAACTGCTTTTACATTTTCCTTTCACCAGGTGAAAACAGAATAGACTGAATGggttaatttttgttatttgttttaattaattttctggTTTCTAGGATAACGAGGCTCCGATAATCCCAATTTCGATCATAAAGTAAGTAAAGTCTTTAATCACTTGAGCTAAATGTCTTGTTTAAAATAGGTCATTGGTgttcccgtgagcttagctcagttgatagggacatcgcactatatgtgcagaagcccgggttcgaacctgAGACACTCGCACtataaggtgaattttctagccactaaactacttgaccaaaaaaaaaatataggtcaATGGTCTAGTCTATGTCAGactcaaattaaattattttttgtctatGACGAAGTGATAAAACTAGAAAATaggtttttttaataaaaatgttcaaTCCAACAATATCGACAATGTCAATTGAACAAAGACTTTTGGACACGTTTCTTAATAATAGACAATGtaagacttttttttatatactaatTTAGCTAAAAATATTGTGTTATACGTCACAAAAGTAATATTTTAGACTTTCTAGATATGGGTCtgcttaaataaatataaaaaatcattttaatcaaaataaaatataaaaaattattattatagtcgAATTATAGTTTTTGGTCTCTTAagttaattttaagttttacttTTGTCctttaagttgtttttttatgtttcatttaATCCTTTAATTAAGTTACAACCATAATACAATTTAGTACTTTAAGTTTTTCCCGTTTTATTTTGGTCCATTAAGTTATGATTGTCGGACACTTGGAtccttttttttggtacatagaaAGGGTGCAAAGCCCAAGAGAAAAGGAAAATTAAGAATCTAAACGAACACTCTGAGACATGCAAGCACTCGAAATGTCATCAAAGAGTTCATAGCTAAACTGAAATTTGCTAACCAATCGGCTGATATGTTTCCTTCGCGCTAAGCATGGTTAATTTCAACTTGCCGATTCATGTTCTTGAAATTACGAATACGCTTGATCAAAGTAGGAACATTTACGTGAATATTACAGTTTCATGTGACCATGTTGACTAACACCTTCGAATCACTGTCTACTTGAAGTCGTGTAACTCCTTGTCTTCGAGCTAAGtctgaagtagcaaagtttttcacaagaaatgTGAATTGTGAACTtattaaaattttcttataaaaatttaatctaattgaaaacgttagaatgatctcagataGATCTAGTTAgtgataaaaacaaatttaaagtAGATTATGTGTGTGGTGTTTGTGTTGGGATTTAAGAGgtgtttttcaaaattttaatcctcttagcgAAACAATCTCGATGAACGGATCTTTATTAaatcattaatcacaaatcaaacaacacaagtttatgtgtttaccacTTGAAACGCAGAACCTTTGAAGCAGAAAcagtttctgatcacgagcaaagcaaccTAGCAATGcctctactcagtccacacgaataGTTCCTTCAATCTCGGTGCTAGCCGAAACTAAACCGGTGGCTTTAGAGAGAGAGTTAGGGTTTAGAAAATTAGGATTCTGAATTCTAAATTCGGTTAGTTTTTCCTCTTCACAAgagttctatttatagagtccCTTGTGTGATCAACAAGTCATACTTGTTCATCCTTATCCTAATTTTCATCTCACTTAAAACGTGCataattatcttttataatTATTCCGTTATTATCTAACTACTAATAAGTCTCACTTATCATCTtgtaaataaatcatatttatttacttCGTAATTATCCGTTATAATATTTTAGTAGTtatctaattaataataaatctcatttattattttataaataaatcttatttatttatcttataaataaatttaacttaTCTATTTCTCTCTCATATATATGTTATATGTGTGTGACCTTGTAGGTTCTCGTAACATTGGTAATAATATCAAATCatgtatttaatattat
This portion of the Trifolium pratense cultivar HEN17-A07 linkage group LG3, ARS_RC_1.1, whole genome shotgun sequence genome encodes:
- the LOC123913517 gene encoding putative F-box/LRR-repeat protein 23 codes for the protein MALNLEKKLRLVPNWLELPKDVTSKIIQLLGVVEMVMNARQVCPMWREISKDPLMWKNIEMINCFKSPHNLEKICMYAIDQGGDHVEEINIEYFATDELIKHLAERTRNLRRIRISKCPKISDKVFCEAVKKFSLLEEVELSFNDELTKDSLEAIGQNCPHLKTLKFNQPYKGINCRSYKGYKSNKEALAIAKTMPGLRHLELWGNKLTNDGLVAILDGCPYLEFLDIRMCYNLVMHENLAKRCCENIKKIRYPNEYIDDHDDDDDDDDFAYEFYCECIVRGSKGMKGRKITYVDFYKFH